One Nicotiana tomentosiformis chromosome 4, ASM39032v3, whole genome shotgun sequence genomic window carries:
- the LOC104085556 gene encoding serine/threonine-protein kinase MPS1 isoform X2 — protein sequence MESETANLLERQPAVTGSKTISIHPSESANVSRSLTTATPSSSSSSQSDLIRHIQAIKRPRPLGTMQSNVLMPRRSVAPQRGASKGSTLNTDCALDTKKTQDEISLSHRLMECISQPKNIGSVTVEDQEDASMPPSEYGSTVDAHEENYNSFNSLRDQPRSFAGRRSNITAASSVTECEHVLLAEGQKRVHFAADSTSKLQEMDWDVGNQMEAVTAASQVLRDQNIQSTDVDGNGNSSLLANRTLGVADQIHQFRNFLRNDLSHPMTQASVVGSSCTTTTLINSTSAPMLNSTTYCSQPHLTSNSMESLGEPKLKSEHRMQPSCPFPKHENKFSVDQTDVAVPSSTIGTDSEFKRHNLAEGQKSSMPITGDMPKDTSPLEDNSAKECVTDIQLEAPLSKVSSSNVKLEPSKSKKEEKSIGSKAPSSSRKKSYDPDTFFKVNGKHYQRLGKIGSGGSSEVHKVIASDCSIYALKKIKLKGRDYATSYGFCQEIEYLKRLKGKNNIIQLIDYEVTDKRLLDEVMNGSMSNNESRVKEDGYIYMVLEYGEIDLAHMLSQKWKELDDSDSIIDENWLRFYWQQILLAVNTIHEERIVHSDLKPANFLLVRGSLKLIDFGIAKAIMSDTTNIQRDSQVGTLSYMSPEAFMCNETDANGNTIKCGRPSDIWSLGCILYQMVYGRTPFAEYKTFWAKFKVITDPNHEITYEPLSNPWLLDLMKKCLAWDRNERWRIPQLLQHPFLVPPVPPQLPAPPEQSFTLLQLIAKSCENDGKASMLCMQLQNLLVHPSQISYEALPVCQYQKLLCDVSALCLQLQKQLGNTERGTNM from the exons ATGGAAAGTGAGACGGCGAACCTTCTAGAACGCCAACCAGCAGTAACAGGGAGTAAGACCATTTCCATTCATCCGTCAGAATCCGCCAACGTCAGCCGTTCGTTGACAACAGCGACGCCGTCGTCTTCCTCATCTTCTCAGTCGGATTTAATCCGTCACATTCAAGCCATCAAACGCCCTCGTCCGCTCG GTACAATGCAGTCAAATGTTCTTATGCCAAGGAGATCGGTAGCTCCTCAGCGGGGAGCTTCAAAAGGCTCTACTTTGAATACAGATTGTGCACTTGATACAAAGAAGACCCAAGATGAGATTTCTCTGAGTCACAGACTAATGGAATGTATTTCACAACCAAAGAACATTGGCTCTGTTACTGTAGAAGATCAAGAGGATGCGTCTATGCCACCTTCGGAATATGGTTCCACTGTGGATGCACATGAAGagaattataattctttcaacagTTTGAGAGATCAACCAAGATCCTTTGCTGGTCGTAGAAGCAACATCACAGCTGCTTCGTCGGTTACAGAGTGTGAACATGTTTTATTGGCTGAAGGGCAGAAGAGGGTCCATTTTGCTGCTGATAGCACTTCCAAGTTGCAGG AAATGGATTGGGATGTAGGCAATCAGATGGAGGCTGTGACTGCTGCTAGCCAAGTCTTGAGAGATCAAAATATCCAAAGCACAGATGTGGATGGTAACGGGAATTCTTCTCTATTGGCAAATAGAACATTAGGAGTTGCAGATCAGATTCACCAATTCAGGAACTTCTTACGGAATGATTTGAGCCATCCTATGACTCAAGCTTCAGTCGTTGGGTCATCCTGCACAACGACTACATTGATAAACTCCACATCTGCTCCCATGCTAAACTCAACAACCTATTGTTCACAACCTCATCTAACGAGCAACTCTATGGAGTCACTGGGGGAACCTAAACTTAAATCCGAACATCGAATGCAGCCGTCATGTCCTTTTCCAAAGCATGAAAACAAATTTTCAGTTGATCAGACAGATGTGGCAGTACCTAGTTCTACCATTGGAACTGATTCAGAATTTAAGAGACATAATCTGGCTGAAGGGCAAAAGAGTAGTATGCCGATTACAGGTGACATGCCTAAAGATACTTCCCCTCTTGAAGATAACTCAGCCAAAGAATGTGTCACCGATATACAATTAGAAGCTCCCTTGTCAAAGGTTTCATCTTCCAACGTGAAGTTGGAACCTTCTAAGtctaaaaaggaagaaaaaagcaTAGGCAGTAAGGCGCCATCTTCTTCTCGTAAAAAAAGTTATGATCCTGATACATTTTTCAAAGTTAATGGAAAGCATTACCAAAGGCTTGGAAAGATAGGTAGTGGTGGAAGTAGTGAGGTCCACAAAGTCATTGCATCAGATTGCTCAATTTATGCGTTGAAGAAAATCAAGCTTAAAGGTCGTGACTATGCTACTTCATATGGGTTTTGTCAGGAAATTGAGTATTTAAAGAGACTGAAGGGGAAGAACAACATTATTCAACTAATTGACTATGAG GTCACAGATAAGAGGTTACTAGATGAAGTCATGAATGGTTCGATGAGTAATAATGAAAGCAGAGTCAAAGAAGACGGATACATATACATGGTTCTCGAATATGGTGAAATTGATTTGGCTCATATGCTGTCTCAGAAATGGAAGGAACTAGATGACTCGGATTCAATTATAGATGAAAACTGGCTCCGATTTTACTGGCAg CAAATACTTCTTGCTGTTAACACCATACATGAAGAACGGATAGTCCACTCGGACCTAAAGCCAGCTAATTTCCTTCTTGTCAGAGGCTCACTAAAGCTGATTGATTTTGGTATAGCGAAGGCTATAATGAGTGACACAACCAACATTCAACGTGATTCGCAG GTGGGTACTTTAAGCTACATGTCCCCTGAAGCCTTTATGTGTAATGAGACAGATGCAAATGGCAATACCATAAAGTGTGGTCGGCCCTCAGATATCTGGTCGTTAGGATGTATCCTTTACCAAATGGTTTATGGGAGAACACCCTTTGCAGAATACAAAACTTTCTGGGCGAAATTCAAAGTTATAACAGATCCAAACCATGAAATCACATATGAACCTTTGTCCAACCCCTGGCTACTTGATCTTATGAAGAAGTGTCTAGCATGGGATCGAAATGAAAGATGGAGGATTCCTCAACTACTTCAACATCCTTTCCTCGTTCCCCCTGTTCCGCCACAGTTACCTGCTCCTCCGGAGCAAAGTTTTACACTGCTTCAGTTAATTGCTAAATCATGTGAAAATGATGGAAAGGCATCGATGCTATGTATGCAACTCCAAAATTTACTAGTGCACCCCAGTCAAATATCTTATGAGGCATTACCTGTATGCCAATACCAGAAATTGCTTTGTGATGTGTCGGCACTCTGTCTTCAACTCCAAAAACAGTTGGGAAACACAGAAAGAGGCACAAATATGTAA
- the LOC104085555 gene encoding uncharacterized protein: MAKSKRNPSIKRSKQSSKSRSSSHGQKEEKPHSWAVVRSLFTCKHLQARPEQQIILKEEKIPKCEGERRDDDNNNDKKCKKMKCSGSICSNTKVMHRPEPSPSPPKGRSCKNDGSTKVNLNNSFSSASSSLHSASSPATSSLRGMPFRKLSGCYECRMVVDPIARDPSLRSTICSECGEIFMKLENLELHQAVRHAVTELGPEDTSRNIVEIIFQSSWLNKKTPVCKIDRILKIRNTPTTISRFEEYRDGIKSKATNLPKKHPRCIADGNELLRFLCTTFICSLGLNGSSNLCTLPNCNVCTIIKNGFKLATTDGTKKGILTTATSGKAHDSTRVVSHDDNDKRAMLVCRVIAGRVKKTLDGNLEEYDSIAGAAGVYSNLDELYVFNPKAILPCFVVIYKGF; encoded by the exons ATGGCCAAAAGCAAAAGAAACCCCAGTATTAAACGCTCCAAACAAAGCTCCAAATCAAGAAGCAGTAGCCATGGTCAGAAAGAAGAGAAACCACATTCATGGGCAGTTGTAAGGAGCCTATTTACTTGTAAACACCTACAAGCAAGGCCAGAACAGCAAATAATATTGAAAGAAGAGAAGATTCCTAAATGCGAAGGTGAACGCAGGGACGACGACAACAACAACGACAAAAAGTGCAAGAAAATGAAATGTTCAGGGTCCATTTGCAGCAACACAAAAGTCATGCACAGGCCTGAGCCATCACCATCTCCTCCCAAAGGACGTTCTTGTAAAAATGATGGATCCACAAAAGTTAATCTGAATAATAGTTTTTCCTCTGCTTCTTCTTCGCTACACTCTGCATCTTCTCCAGCTACTTCCTCTCTAAGAGGAATGCCATTCAGAAAACTTTCTGGTTGCTATGAATGTAGAATGGTGGTTGATCCCATCGCTAGAGACCCTTCATTGAGATCAACTATTTGTTCTGAATGTGGAGAAATCTTTATGAAACTTGAGAATTTGGAACTTCATCAAGCTGTTAGACATGCTG TAACTGAGTTGGGTCCAGAGGACACAAGTAGAAACATAGTGGAAATCATATTTCAGTCAAGCTGGCTGAACAAAAAGACCCCAGTATGCAAGATTGACAGAATCTTGAAAATCCGAAATACTCCTACAACAATATCAAGATTTGAGGAGTATAGAGATGGTATCAAGTCTAAGGCCACTAACCTTCCCAAAAAACACCCACGTTGTATTGCAGATGGGAATGAACTCTTAAGGTTCCTTTGCACAACATTCATTTGTTCCCTTGGCCTAAATGGCTCCTCAAATTTGTGCACTCTCCCAAATTGTAACGTTTGTACTATCATCAAAAATGGCTTCAAGTTGGCTACTACTGATGGTACAAAGAAAG GTATATTGACAACTGCAACGAGTGGGAAGGCGCACGATAGCACGAGAGTTGTGTCACATGATGATAATGACAAGAGGGCAATGTTAGTTTGCAGGGTGATTGCAGGAAGGGTGAAGAAAACTTTGGATGGGAATTTGGAGGAGTATGATTCCATTGCTGGAGCTGCTGGAGTTTATTCCAATTTGGATGAGTTGTATGTTTTTAATCCTAAGGCTATATTGCCATGCTTTGTTGTCATTTACAAGGGTTTCTAG
- the LOC104085556 gene encoding serine/threonine-protein kinase MPS1 isoform X3 gives MESETANLLERQPAVTGSKTISIHPSESANVSRSLTTATPSSSSSSQSDLIRHIQAIKRPRPLGTMQSNVLMPRRSVAPQRGASKGSTLNTDCALDTKKTQDEISLSHRLMECISQPKNIGSVTVEDQEDASMPPSEYGSTVDAHEENYNSFNSLRDQPRSFAGRRSNITAASSVTECEHVLLAEGQKRVHFAADSTSKLQGNDKMDWDVGNQMEAVTAASQVLRDQNIQSTDVDGNGNSSLLANRTLGVADQIHQFRNFLRNDLSHPMTQASVVGSSCTTTTLINSTSAPMLNSTTYCSQPHLTSNSMESLGEPKLKSEHRMQPSCPFPKHENKFSVDQTDVAVPSSTIGTDSEFKRHNLAEGQKSSMPITGDMPKDTSPLEDNSAKECVTDIQLEAPLSKVSSSNVKLEPSKSKKEEKSIGSKAPSSSRKKSYDPDTFFKVNGKHYQRLGKIGSGGSSEVHKVIASDCSIYALKKIKLKGRDYATSYGFCQEIEYLKRLKGKNNIIQLIDYEQILLAVNTIHEERIVHSDLKPANFLLVRGSLKLIDFGIAKAIMSDTTNIQRDSQVGTLSYMSPEAFMCNETDANGNTIKCGRPSDIWSLGCILYQMVYGRTPFAEYKTFWAKFKVITDPNHEITYEPLSNPWLLDLMKKCLAWDRNERWRIPQLLQHPFLVPPVPPQLPAPPEQSFTLLQLIAKSCENDGKASMLCMQLQNLLVHPSQISYEALPVCQYQKLLCDVSALCLQLQKQLGNTERGTNM, from the exons ATGGAAAGTGAGACGGCGAACCTTCTAGAACGCCAACCAGCAGTAACAGGGAGTAAGACCATTTCCATTCATCCGTCAGAATCCGCCAACGTCAGCCGTTCGTTGACAACAGCGACGCCGTCGTCTTCCTCATCTTCTCAGTCGGATTTAATCCGTCACATTCAAGCCATCAAACGCCCTCGTCCGCTCG GTACAATGCAGTCAAATGTTCTTATGCCAAGGAGATCGGTAGCTCCTCAGCGGGGAGCTTCAAAAGGCTCTACTTTGAATACAGATTGTGCACTTGATACAAAGAAGACCCAAGATGAGATTTCTCTGAGTCACAGACTAATGGAATGTATTTCACAACCAAAGAACATTGGCTCTGTTACTGTAGAAGATCAAGAGGATGCGTCTATGCCACCTTCGGAATATGGTTCCACTGTGGATGCACATGAAGagaattataattctttcaacagTTTGAGAGATCAACCAAGATCCTTTGCTGGTCGTAGAAGCAACATCACAGCTGCTTCGTCGGTTACAGAGTGTGAACATGTTTTATTGGCTGAAGGGCAGAAGAGGGTCCATTTTGCTGCTGATAGCACTTCCAAGTTGCAGGGTAATGATA AAATGGATTGGGATGTAGGCAATCAGATGGAGGCTGTGACTGCTGCTAGCCAAGTCTTGAGAGATCAAAATATCCAAAGCACAGATGTGGATGGTAACGGGAATTCTTCTCTATTGGCAAATAGAACATTAGGAGTTGCAGATCAGATTCACCAATTCAGGAACTTCTTACGGAATGATTTGAGCCATCCTATGACTCAAGCTTCAGTCGTTGGGTCATCCTGCACAACGACTACATTGATAAACTCCACATCTGCTCCCATGCTAAACTCAACAACCTATTGTTCACAACCTCATCTAACGAGCAACTCTATGGAGTCACTGGGGGAACCTAAACTTAAATCCGAACATCGAATGCAGCCGTCATGTCCTTTTCCAAAGCATGAAAACAAATTTTCAGTTGATCAGACAGATGTGGCAGTACCTAGTTCTACCATTGGAACTGATTCAGAATTTAAGAGACATAATCTGGCTGAAGGGCAAAAGAGTAGTATGCCGATTACAGGTGACATGCCTAAAGATACTTCCCCTCTTGAAGATAACTCAGCCAAAGAATGTGTCACCGATATACAATTAGAAGCTCCCTTGTCAAAGGTTTCATCTTCCAACGTGAAGTTGGAACCTTCTAAGtctaaaaaggaagaaaaaagcaTAGGCAGTAAGGCGCCATCTTCTTCTCGTAAAAAAAGTTATGATCCTGATACATTTTTCAAAGTTAATGGAAAGCATTACCAAAGGCTTGGAAAGATAGGTAGTGGTGGAAGTAGTGAGGTCCACAAAGTCATTGCATCAGATTGCTCAATTTATGCGTTGAAGAAAATCAAGCTTAAAGGTCGTGACTATGCTACTTCATATGGGTTTTGTCAGGAAATTGAGTATTTAAAGAGACTGAAGGGGAAGAACAACATTATTCAACTAATTGACTATGAG CAAATACTTCTTGCTGTTAACACCATACATGAAGAACGGATAGTCCACTCGGACCTAAAGCCAGCTAATTTCCTTCTTGTCAGAGGCTCACTAAAGCTGATTGATTTTGGTATAGCGAAGGCTATAATGAGTGACACAACCAACATTCAACGTGATTCGCAG GTGGGTACTTTAAGCTACATGTCCCCTGAAGCCTTTATGTGTAATGAGACAGATGCAAATGGCAATACCATAAAGTGTGGTCGGCCCTCAGATATCTGGTCGTTAGGATGTATCCTTTACCAAATGGTTTATGGGAGAACACCCTTTGCAGAATACAAAACTTTCTGGGCGAAATTCAAAGTTATAACAGATCCAAACCATGAAATCACATATGAACCTTTGTCCAACCCCTGGCTACTTGATCTTATGAAGAAGTGTCTAGCATGGGATCGAAATGAAAGATGGAGGATTCCTCAACTACTTCAACATCCTTTCCTCGTTCCCCCTGTTCCGCCACAGTTACCTGCTCCTCCGGAGCAAAGTTTTACACTGCTTCAGTTAATTGCTAAATCATGTGAAAATGATGGAAAGGCATCGATGCTATGTATGCAACTCCAAAATTTACTAGTGCACCCCAGTCAAATATCTTATGAGGCATTACCTGTATGCCAATACCAGAAATTGCTTTGTGATGTGTCGGCACTCTGTCTTCAACTCCAAAAACAGTTGGGAAACACAGAAAGAGGCACAAATATGTAA
- the LOC104085556 gene encoding serine/threonine-protein kinase MPS1 isoform X1, protein MESETANLLERQPAVTGSKTISIHPSESANVSRSLTTATPSSSSSSQSDLIRHIQAIKRPRPLGTMQSNVLMPRRSVAPQRGASKGSTLNTDCALDTKKTQDEISLSHRLMECISQPKNIGSVTVEDQEDASMPPSEYGSTVDAHEENYNSFNSLRDQPRSFAGRRSNITAASSVTECEHVLLAEGQKRVHFAADSTSKLQGNDKMDWDVGNQMEAVTAASQVLRDQNIQSTDVDGNGNSSLLANRTLGVADQIHQFRNFLRNDLSHPMTQASVVGSSCTTTTLINSTSAPMLNSTTYCSQPHLTSNSMESLGEPKLKSEHRMQPSCPFPKHENKFSVDQTDVAVPSSTIGTDSEFKRHNLAEGQKSSMPITGDMPKDTSPLEDNSAKECVTDIQLEAPLSKVSSSNVKLEPSKSKKEEKSIGSKAPSSSRKKSYDPDTFFKVNGKHYQRLGKIGSGGSSEVHKVIASDCSIYALKKIKLKGRDYATSYGFCQEIEYLKRLKGKNNIIQLIDYEVTDKRLLDEVMNGSMSNNESRVKEDGYIYMVLEYGEIDLAHMLSQKWKELDDSDSIIDENWLRFYWQQILLAVNTIHEERIVHSDLKPANFLLVRGSLKLIDFGIAKAIMSDTTNIQRDSQVGTLSYMSPEAFMCNETDANGNTIKCGRPSDIWSLGCILYQMVYGRTPFAEYKTFWAKFKVITDPNHEITYEPLSNPWLLDLMKKCLAWDRNERWRIPQLLQHPFLVPPVPPQLPAPPEQSFTLLQLIAKSCENDGKASMLCMQLQNLLVHPSQISYEALPVCQYQKLLCDVSALCLQLQKQLGNTERGTNM, encoded by the exons ATGGAAAGTGAGACGGCGAACCTTCTAGAACGCCAACCAGCAGTAACAGGGAGTAAGACCATTTCCATTCATCCGTCAGAATCCGCCAACGTCAGCCGTTCGTTGACAACAGCGACGCCGTCGTCTTCCTCATCTTCTCAGTCGGATTTAATCCGTCACATTCAAGCCATCAAACGCCCTCGTCCGCTCG GTACAATGCAGTCAAATGTTCTTATGCCAAGGAGATCGGTAGCTCCTCAGCGGGGAGCTTCAAAAGGCTCTACTTTGAATACAGATTGTGCACTTGATACAAAGAAGACCCAAGATGAGATTTCTCTGAGTCACAGACTAATGGAATGTATTTCACAACCAAAGAACATTGGCTCTGTTACTGTAGAAGATCAAGAGGATGCGTCTATGCCACCTTCGGAATATGGTTCCACTGTGGATGCACATGAAGagaattataattctttcaacagTTTGAGAGATCAACCAAGATCCTTTGCTGGTCGTAGAAGCAACATCACAGCTGCTTCGTCGGTTACAGAGTGTGAACATGTTTTATTGGCTGAAGGGCAGAAGAGGGTCCATTTTGCTGCTGATAGCACTTCCAAGTTGCAGGGTAATGATA AAATGGATTGGGATGTAGGCAATCAGATGGAGGCTGTGACTGCTGCTAGCCAAGTCTTGAGAGATCAAAATATCCAAAGCACAGATGTGGATGGTAACGGGAATTCTTCTCTATTGGCAAATAGAACATTAGGAGTTGCAGATCAGATTCACCAATTCAGGAACTTCTTACGGAATGATTTGAGCCATCCTATGACTCAAGCTTCAGTCGTTGGGTCATCCTGCACAACGACTACATTGATAAACTCCACATCTGCTCCCATGCTAAACTCAACAACCTATTGTTCACAACCTCATCTAACGAGCAACTCTATGGAGTCACTGGGGGAACCTAAACTTAAATCCGAACATCGAATGCAGCCGTCATGTCCTTTTCCAAAGCATGAAAACAAATTTTCAGTTGATCAGACAGATGTGGCAGTACCTAGTTCTACCATTGGAACTGATTCAGAATTTAAGAGACATAATCTGGCTGAAGGGCAAAAGAGTAGTATGCCGATTACAGGTGACATGCCTAAAGATACTTCCCCTCTTGAAGATAACTCAGCCAAAGAATGTGTCACCGATATACAATTAGAAGCTCCCTTGTCAAAGGTTTCATCTTCCAACGTGAAGTTGGAACCTTCTAAGtctaaaaaggaagaaaaaagcaTAGGCAGTAAGGCGCCATCTTCTTCTCGTAAAAAAAGTTATGATCCTGATACATTTTTCAAAGTTAATGGAAAGCATTACCAAAGGCTTGGAAAGATAGGTAGTGGTGGAAGTAGTGAGGTCCACAAAGTCATTGCATCAGATTGCTCAATTTATGCGTTGAAGAAAATCAAGCTTAAAGGTCGTGACTATGCTACTTCATATGGGTTTTGTCAGGAAATTGAGTATTTAAAGAGACTGAAGGGGAAGAACAACATTATTCAACTAATTGACTATGAG GTCACAGATAAGAGGTTACTAGATGAAGTCATGAATGGTTCGATGAGTAATAATGAAAGCAGAGTCAAAGAAGACGGATACATATACATGGTTCTCGAATATGGTGAAATTGATTTGGCTCATATGCTGTCTCAGAAATGGAAGGAACTAGATGACTCGGATTCAATTATAGATGAAAACTGGCTCCGATTTTACTGGCAg CAAATACTTCTTGCTGTTAACACCATACATGAAGAACGGATAGTCCACTCGGACCTAAAGCCAGCTAATTTCCTTCTTGTCAGAGGCTCACTAAAGCTGATTGATTTTGGTATAGCGAAGGCTATAATGAGTGACACAACCAACATTCAACGTGATTCGCAG GTGGGTACTTTAAGCTACATGTCCCCTGAAGCCTTTATGTGTAATGAGACAGATGCAAATGGCAATACCATAAAGTGTGGTCGGCCCTCAGATATCTGGTCGTTAGGATGTATCCTTTACCAAATGGTTTATGGGAGAACACCCTTTGCAGAATACAAAACTTTCTGGGCGAAATTCAAAGTTATAACAGATCCAAACCATGAAATCACATATGAACCTTTGTCCAACCCCTGGCTACTTGATCTTATGAAGAAGTGTCTAGCATGGGATCGAAATGAAAGATGGAGGATTCCTCAACTACTTCAACATCCTTTCCTCGTTCCCCCTGTTCCGCCACAGTTACCTGCTCCTCCGGAGCAAAGTTTTACACTGCTTCAGTTAATTGCTAAATCATGTGAAAATGATGGAAAGGCATCGATGCTATGTATGCAACTCCAAAATTTACTAGTGCACCCCAGTCAAATATCTTATGAGGCATTACCTGTATGCCAATACCAGAAATTGCTTTGTGATGTGTCGGCACTCTGTCTTCAACTCCAAAAACAGTTGGGAAACACAGAAAGAGGCACAAATATGTAA